One window of the Archangium primigenium genome contains the following:
- a CDS encoding HD domain-containing phosphohydrolase: MDRILVVDDDPLILAALSRILQSEGYEVITHTDPAQAAKEEGFQVVLTDFMMPLLNGVELLRTLREKNPRAVRLMLTAAADFRTASEAVNRGEVFRLLGKPWSLSELTSAVRQAIEHFRLVESNERLTREVAEKNAELTAINRDLERMVVERTNGLLDGLISALDYRDTETQWHSRRVSLYSRRIGEEIGLTPTQLEVVEQGALLHDIGKIGVSDTILLKPGPLSPEEWVEMRKHPEYGYKILAKMPYLHDASLIVLHHQERWDGKGYPQGLKSRDISIGARIFAIADTVDAITSDRPYRKGRPMSVARDEIKRCSGTQFDPEVAEAFLRIPDAEWQRIRKKVEDMENAENALWAGFTPGKVPSRVAS; this comes from the coding sequence ATGGACCGCATCCTCGTGGTGGATGACGATCCGCTCATTCTGGCCGCGCTCTCGCGCATCCTCCAATCGGAGGGTTATGAGGTCATCACGCACACGGATCCCGCCCAGGCCGCCAAGGAGGAGGGCTTCCAGGTCGTGCTGACGGACTTCATGATGCCGCTGCTCAACGGCGTGGAGCTGTTGCGCACCCTGCGCGAGAAGAACCCAAGAGCGGTGCGCCTGATGCTCACGGCGGCGGCGGACTTCCGCACGGCCTCGGAGGCGGTCAACCGCGGCGAGGTGTTCCGACTGCTCGGCAAGCCGTGGTCGCTCAGCGAGCTGACGAGCGCGGTGCGTCAGGCCATCGAGCACTTCCGGCTGGTGGAGTCCAACGAGCGGCTGACCCGGGAGGTGGCGGAAAAGAACGCCGAGCTCACGGCCATCAATCGCGACCTGGAGCGCATGGTGGTCGAGCGCACCAACGGTCTGCTCGACGGCCTCATCAGCGCGCTGGACTACCGCGACACCGAGACCCAGTGGCACTCGCGTCGCGTGTCGCTCTACTCGCGCCGCATCGGCGAGGAGATCGGCCTGACGCCCACCCAGTTGGAGGTGGTGGAGCAGGGCGCGCTCCTGCACGACATCGGGAAGATCGGCGTGAGCGACACCATCCTGCTCAAGCCCGGCCCCCTCTCCCCCGAGGAGTGGGTGGAGATGCGCAAGCATCCCGAGTACGGCTACAAGATCCTCGCGAAGATGCCCTACCTGCACGACGCCTCGCTCATCGTGCTGCACCACCAGGAGCGCTGGGACGGCAAGGGCTACCCGCAGGGGCTCAAGAGCCGGGACATCTCCATCGGCGCGCGCATCTTCGCCATCGCCGACACGGTGGACGCCATCACCTCGGACCGCCCGTACCGCAAGGGCCGGCCCATGTCGGTGGCGCGCGACGAGATCAAGCGCTGCTCGGGCACGCAGTTCGATCCCGAGGTGGCCGAGGCCTTCCTGCGCATCCCCGATGCCGAGTGGCAGCGCATCCGCAAGAAGGTCGAGGACATGGAGAACGCCGAGAACGCCCTCTGGGCGGGCTTCACCCCCGGCAAGGTGCCCAGCCGCGTCGCGAGCTGA
- a CDS encoding dihydrodipicolinate reductase, giving the protein MPRASAGPVPVVVMGLGVIGQEIARAAQQSPEVELLGAIDANPQLVGRPLSEVLGVAGVKGKVVGTLEAAVGRRKGVVLLHATGSRLAQVMDQLLEAIGLGMSVVSTCEELAFPFLKYPELAQKLEDAAQAAGVAVLGTGVNPGFVMDRLVATVGQACGPVRHATVTRVVDARDRRESLQRKVGAGLTEDEFFALVDRDQLGHVGLVESAALCALGLGLDCDDFEEEIVPVFAEEDISGGAFPVKKGRVAGIFQSAVGLEEGQERVRLELTIAVGADDPGDRIEIEAEPKLVVDIRGGVPGDRAAAHMLVNAAPRVTAAEAGLLTVLELPAGR; this is encoded by the coding sequence ATGCCTAGAGCCTCCGCAGGGCCGGTCCCGGTGGTGGTCATGGGGTTGGGAGTCATCGGGCAGGAGATCGCCAGGGCCGCCCAACAGTCGCCCGAGGTGGAGCTGCTCGGCGCGATCGACGCCAACCCCCAACTGGTGGGACGCCCCTTGTCGGAAGTGCTGGGGGTGGCAGGAGTGAAGGGCAAGGTCGTCGGCACCCTGGAGGCCGCCGTGGGGCGGCGCAAGGGTGTCGTGCTGCTGCATGCCACGGGCTCCCGCCTCGCGCAGGTGATGGATCAGCTGCTCGAGGCCATCGGCCTGGGCATGTCGGTGGTGTCCACCTGCGAGGAGCTCGCCTTCCCCTTCCTCAAGTACCCGGAGCTCGCGCAGAAGCTGGAGGACGCGGCGCAGGCGGCCGGGGTGGCGGTGCTGGGCACGGGCGTCAACCCGGGCTTCGTGATGGATCGGCTGGTGGCCACGGTGGGCCAGGCGTGCGGGCCGGTGCGTCATGCCACGGTGACGCGGGTGGTGGACGCGCGCGATCGGCGCGAGTCGCTGCAGCGCAAGGTGGGCGCGGGCCTGACCGAGGATGAGTTCTTCGCCCTGGTGGACCGGGATCAACTGGGCCACGTGGGGCTGGTGGAGAGCGCGGCCTTGTGCGCGCTCGGGCTGGGCCTGGACTGTGACGACTTCGAGGAGGAGATCGTCCCGGTGTTCGCCGAGGAGGACATCTCCGGCGGGGCCTTCCCCGTGAAGAAGGGACGGGTGGCGGGAATCTTCCAGTCCGCGGTGGGTCTGGAGGAGGGACAGGAGCGCGTCCGGTTGGAGTTGACGATCGCGGTGGGCGCGGATGATCCCGGCGACCGCATCGAGATCGAAGCGGAGCCGAAGCTGGTCGTGGACATTCGCGGGGGGGTGCCTGGCGACCGGGCAGCCGCACACATGCTGGTGAACGCCGCCCCGCGCGTAACGGCCGCCGAGGCCGGTCTTTTGACCGTGCTCGAGCTTCCGGCCGGTCGTTAA